The Jiangella sp. DSM 45060 genome contains the following window.
CGTGAACGGCGCCCGGCCCTGCTCGCGGCGCGCCAGCACGAACAGCACGGTGGCCGGCGCGTAGACGATGAACGAGACGAGCAGGTACTTCAGCCCGGCGGCATACAGGAGGAACGCCGTGTACAGGGTGGCGACGGCGCCGATGACGATCTCCCGCCGCACTCCCCCGGGCCAGCCGTCGTCGCGGCCGAGCGCCAGCTTCAGCGCGTAGCCCGCCGCGAGCAGGAACGGGATCAGCGTCAGCGCGCTGGTGAGGTTCAGCGCGAAGTTGAACGCGTTCTCGGAGAACGCCGTCACGATCAGCACCGCCTGGACCAGCACGGTCGTCAGCAGCAGCGCCGGGCCGGGCACGTCGGCGCCGGACTTGCGGCCCAGGAACCGGGGCATGTCGTGGTCGGCGGCGGCGACGAACAGCACCTCGGCCGCCATCAGCGTCCACGCGAGGTACGCGCCGAGGACGGACACGATCAGCCCGACGCTGACGAACACCTCGCCCCACTGCCCCACCGCCGCCTCGAGCACGCCGGCCATCGACGGCTGCCGCAGCTCGGCCAGTTCGTCGCTGGGCAGGATGCCGTACGACACGATGGTGACCGAGGCGAAGATGCTCAGCACCATCGCGAAGCCCAGCAGCGTCGCGCGGCCGACGTCCTGGCGCCGGCGGGCGTGCCGCGAGTACACGCTGGCGCCCTCGACGCCGAGGAAGACGAACACCGTCACCAGCATCGTGCCCCTGACCTGCTCGTACAGCGAGCCCAGGCCACCGCCGCTCCAGTTGTCGGCGAACACCTGCGGGTCGAGGTAGAACACGGCGAGAATGACGAAGACGATGATCGGGATGACCTTCGCCACGGTGACGATGCGGTTGATCGCCGTGGCCTCCTGCACGCCACGCCTGATCAGCAGGTAGAACGTCCACAGGCCGACGCTGCTGAGCACGATGGCCAGCGCGGTGTCGCCGTCGCCGAGCGCCGGTGCGATGGCGCCCACCGTCGACATGATGAGCACCCAGTAGGTCACGTTGCCGACGCAGGCGCTGGCCCAGTACCCGAAGGCGGAGAAGAAGCCGAGGTACTCGCCGAAGCCGGCCTTCGCGTACGCGTACACCCCGGCGTCGAGGTCGGGCCGCCGGACGGCGAGCGTCTGGAAGACGAACGCCAGCATGAGCATGCCGCTGCCGGCGACCACCCAGGCGACCAGCGCGCCGGCCACCCCGGTCTCGCTGCCGAAGCGCTGCGGCAGCGAGAAGACGCCGGCGCCCACCATCGAGCCGACCACCATGGCCGTGAGGGTCGCCAGCGTCACCTTCTGTGCGGACTGTGCCACCGATGTCTCGGCCATCTCGGCCCCCGCCGAAGATCGCGCAATAGCGTCCTTGGTGAGGCTAACGCATCCGCATCGGGCGGATCGGGACTTCCGCGCGATTGGCCCCCGGGTGACACCGGGACTGTCACCCGGGTGACATGCGGCGCTCGATGTAGCGGTCGATGCCCTCGAGAACCAGGTCGAGGCCGAACGTGAAGTCGTCGCCGAGCCATTCGTCGTCGGGGTCGGCGAAGCCGTCGAAGGACTCGTCGGCGACGATGCGGGCCAGCACCGGATGGTCGGCGGGGTTGACGAACGACGTCAGCATGCGGCCGTAGGCCTGGTCCCACGCCGCCTGTGGCGTGCCGGTGCGCTGCTCGACGTCGGCCAGCGTGGTGGCCAGCTGGGCGTGCCCGCGGACGTAGCCGCTGAGCACGACCAGGATGCCGAGCATCTCTCCCCCGCTGAGCCCGGTCTCGTCGAGCGCGGCGAGCGCCTGCTCCATGCGCTTGATCTGGTTGGGGCCCATCGGCGGCGCGTTCATCGGGACGTCCAGGGCCCAGCGCCGGCGCCGGTAGATCTCGGCGGTGTCGGTGGCCCACCAGCGCAGCTTGTCGCGCCAGCCGGTCAGCTCGGGCGGGACGTCCGGCACCACGGACGCGTGCTCGACCATGAGCTCGAGCAGGTCGGTCTTGCTGGGCACGTACCGGTACAGCGACATCGTCGTGTATCCGAGCTCGTCGGCCACCCGCCGCATGGAGACCGCCGCCACCCCTTCGGCGTCGGCGATGGCGATGGCGGTCTCGACGATCTGCCGCAGCGACAGCGCGGGCTTGGGCCCGCGGGACGGCGGCGCCTGGACGTCCCACAGCAGCTCGAGCGTGCGGTTCGGATCGGCCTGACGCTGGTCGGTGGCCATGCTCCCCCTTCGGCGGTGGCGTGCGCTTGACGCCCATCCTAGAACTGTGTACAACATAAACCAACCGCTATACGCCATAAACAGTTTGACGGGAGGGTGGCAGTGACCACGAACGACGCGGCGATCGCCGCACAGGGGCTGCGCAAGCGGTACGGCAAGGCCTACGCACTGGACGGGCTGGACCTGACGGTCGAGCGCGGAGTCGTGCACGGGCTGCTCGGCCCCAACGGCGCCGGCAAGACCACCGCCGTCCGCATCCTGTCGACGCTGCTGCGCTTCGACGAGGGCAGCGCCCGGGTCGCGGGGCACGACGTCGTCGCCGAGCCCGACGAGGTGCGCCGCCGCATCGGCCTGACCGGCCAGTACGCCGCGGTCGACGAGACGCTGTCCGGGCGGCAGAACCTGGTGATGTTCGGCCGGCTCTACCACCTGAGCCCGCGGCAGGCGAAGCGGCGGGCCGACGAGCTGCTCGAGCAGTTCGCGCTCACCGACGCCGCCGACCGGTCCGGCCGGACGTACTCCGGCGGCATGCGGCGCCGGCTCGACCTCGCGGCCAGCCTGATCCTGGCGCCCGAGGTGCTGTTCCTCGACGAGCCCACCACCGGCCTCGACCCGCGCAGCCGCAACGACGTCTGGGACGCCGTCCGCACCCTGGTCGCCGGCGGCACGACGGTGCTGCTGACGACCCAGTATCTGGAGGAGGCCGACCAGCTGGCCGGGCGCATCTCCGTCATCGACACCGGCCGCGTCGTCGCCGAGGGCACCGCCGACGAACTGAAGGCGCGCATCGGCGGCGACCGCATCGAGGTCGTCGTCCGCGACGCCGCCCAGCTGGCCGACGCGACCGCCGTCGTCGCCCGCATCGGCACCGCCGAGCCCGAGGCCGACGCCGACACCCGGCGGGTCAGCGCCCCGGTGGCCGACCGCATGGCCGCGCTCACCGACGCCGTCCGCGAGCTCCAGGCCGCCGGCGTCGTCGCCGAGGACATCGGCCTGCGCCGTCCGACCCTCGACGAAGCCTTCCTGCACCTCACCGGCCACCAGGCCACCGCGCACGAGGAGACCGCCGCATGAGCATCACGCTGCAGCAACCGCCCACCCTGGTCGCTCCCCCGCCGGCCCGCACCCCGCTGGCCCGGCTGCGCTGGGCGCTGGCCGACGGCTGGGTGATGACGAAGCGCAACCTGTCGCACGTCGTCCGGGCGCCCGAAGAGGTCGTCATCTACTTCACCCTGCCGATCATGTTCGTGCTGGTCTTCGGGTACGTGTTCGGCAGTGGCATGGCGCTGCCCGGCGGCGGCGACTACCGCGAGTTCCTGCTGCCCGGCGTGTTCGCGATGACCATGCTGTACGGGCTCGGCGCCACCGCCACGGGCATCGCCTTCGACGTCGACCGTGGCGTCGTCGACCGGTTCCGGTCCATGCCGATGGCCCGCTCGGCGCTGGTCGTCGGACGCAGCGGCGCCGACCTCGTCCGCGCCCTGCTGGAGATGGCGACGCTGGTGGTGTGCGGGCTGCTGGTCGGCTGGCAGTGGCGGGGCGGCCTCGGCGACGCGCTGGCCGCCGTCGGGCTGATCCTGCTGCTGCGATTCGCGATCACCTGGATCGGCATCTACCTCGGCCTCGTCGTGCCGAACCCGGACACCGTCGGCGTCATCGTCTTCCCGGCCGCGTTCCCCCTGACGGCGCTGTCCAACGTGTTCGTCGCGCCGCAGCTGATGCCGGGCTGGCTGGGCGCGGTGTCGGAGTGGAACCCGCTGTCCTCGACGGTGGCCGCGGCGCGCGAGCTGTTCGGCAACCCCGGCTTCGGCGGCGACTCGTGGGCCGCCCAGCACAGCCTGCTGCTGGCCGTCGCCTGGCCGCTGCTGATCCTCGCGATCTTCATGCCGCTGTCCATCCGGCGCTACCAGAAACTCAGCCGCTGACCGGTTGCCGTCGGCGCCCGGTGGGAGGAGTCTGGAGGGAAGACCGTCCGGCTCCACTCGAGGAGGTCGAGAACCGTGCGCGCACACGACGGCGACCATCTGGTGGTCGAGGGAACGAAGGTCGGGTCCGGGCGTCGCGAGGGCGAGGTGCTCGAAACCCACGGGCCCGACGGCGGCCCGCCGTTCCTGGTCCGCTGGTCAGACGGTGCGCAGTGCCTGGTCTACCCGGGCACCGACGCCCACGTCGTGCCGGAGCCGCCGGCCGCCGACTGACCACACCCGGCCTCCTGGCCACCCGTCCGCGGTGGTCGTGGACGTGCTCGCCCATGACCACGCGGGTCATATGCGCCACAAGTGACTCGTCATTACCGGCGTCGCATTGCTCCCGGTTAGTCTGCTGTTCCACGACCCCGCCCGGAGCCGCCATTCATGCCAGGACGCCACGCCTCGCACCGACCGGCCGCGCCCTCGCCCTGGCCGCGCCGGCTCGGACTGTCCGTCATGGCGGTCGCGCTGATCGGGGCGGCCGGGCTCGGCGTCGTGTCCATCCTGGACCGTGGTGACGGCGAGTGCGGCGCGACGCTGCCGGTCACCGTCGCCGCCGACCCGACTCTCGCGCCGGTGCTCACCGAGCTCGCCGGCACCTACACGGGCACCGAGCCGCGGCAGGGTGACCGCTGCGTCGAGATCGACGTCGCGGCCAGCACCGCCGCGGCGGCGGTGCCCACGTTCGGCGGCGAGGAGGCGCCGGACCTGTGGATCCCCAAGACCCGCGCGTTCGGCCCGGCCGTCGACGAAGGCCTGATCGAGCCGCTGGCGAACGTCGCGCTGTCGCCGCTGGTCGTGGCGATGCCGCAGGAGGCGGCCGCGGCCATCGCCGGTGATACCGCGCAGATCTCGTGGGCCGCGCTCGTGCAGGGCGAGGGCGCCGCCGTCATCGCCGACCCCGCCGCCACCGACGAAGGGCTGGCCAGCCTGGTCGCCGTCCGCACCGTGCTGGGCGACCAGATCGAGCGCGACCAGCTGGTCGAGGTCATGACGCGGGTCTCGCAGGCCGCCGTGCCCACCGTCGACGACGCGCTCGCCGCCACGGCCGAGGCGCCGGCCGCCGTCACCGCGACCGAGCAGTCCGTCGTCGCGTACAACCGCGACCCGTCCGGCCCGCGCCTCACCGCGCTCTACCCCGCCGAGGGCACCTTCGGGTTCGACTACCCGGCGTTCGCCGTCACCGGCGCCGAGGACGACTCCGACGCCCGCGCGGCCGCCGCCGCGTTCGTCGAGCACCTCGAGACGGACGAGGCACAGGAGACGCTGCGCCGGGCCGGCTTCCGCAGCCCCGACGGCACCGCGGCCGCCGACGCGGGCATCGTCGACGGCATCCGCGCGGAGCTGCCCGAGCTGCTGCCGGCGCCCGACCCGGAGCTGATCGCCGAGCTGTCCCGGCAGTGGGCGGCGCTCGCGCTGGACATGCGGATGCTCGCCGTCATCGACGTGTCCGGGTCGATGAACGAGCAGGTGAACGGCGGCGCCACCCGCATCGAGCTGACCCGCGACGCCGCGCTGGAGGCGCTGCAGCTGTTCCCGCCCGACGCCTCCGTCGGGCTGTGGGCGTTCTCGATCGAGCAGGACCCGCCGAACGACTACATCGAGCTGGTCGACGTCGGGCCGATGAACGAGCGGCTGCTCAACGGCAGCACCCGGCAGGAGGCACTGGTCATCGCGTCGGAGTCGCTGCCGTCGCGGGCCGAGGGCGGCACCGGGCTCTACGACACCGCGCTGGCCGCGTTCCAGTCGATGCGCGGCAGCTACCAGGCCGGCATGGTGAACTCGGTGGTGCTGCTCACCGACGGCCGCAACGAGGACGACCCCGACGGCATCGACCTCGAGACGCTGCTCACTACGCTCACCGCCCAGTTCGACCCGGCCGAGCCGGTGCCGATCATCACCATCGGCATGGGCCCCGAGGCCGACATGGAGGCGCTGCAGCAGATCTCCGCCGCCACCGGCACGACGGCCTACCACGCCGAGGATCCCAGCGACATCCAGAGCGTGTTCATCCAGGCCATGATCGAACGCCAGTGCCGCCCCAACTGCTGACCGCGTGGCGCGCCTGTCCGGTTCCGGCCGCGGCGAACCCTATGATCTTGGGTCGACGAGCGCCCGAGGGAGGTGGCAGCCGTGAACAACCTGTCGTGGCCGGCCACCATCATCCTCGGCATCGTCCTTGGGCTCATCGCGGGCGCCGCCGAGAACGCCGGCGTCGGGCGGGACGAGCCGTCGGCGAGCCCGTCGGCGGCGCCGTCCGCCGCACCCGACTCCGGCGGGTCGGGCGGCTCAGGCGGGTCGGGCGGCTCAGGCGGGTCCGGTGGCGGTGAGACGAACCCCGACACCGGCGGTGCCGCCGAGGAGTACACCGTCACCCTCACCTTCGACGACGGCCCGCACCCGGTGTACACCCAGCAGGTGCTGGAGCTGCTCGAGGAGCACGACGCCATCGCCGTCTTCTGCATGGTCGGCCAACGCGCCCGCGAGCACCCCGAGGTCGTCCGCCAGGTCGTCGACGCCGGTCACGCGCTGTGCAACCACACCGACAGCCACGACGAGCAGCTGTCCGGGCGCACCCGCGAGCAGATCGAGCAGCAGATCGGCGAGACCGACGAGGCCCTCGACGACGCCGTCGGCGGCGACACCGAGGTGCGCTGGTTCCGCCAGCCGGGCACGTACGTGCAGCCGCAGGTCAGGCCCGTGCTCGACGACGAGAAGCTGCAGCCGCTGGACTGGACCGTCGACCCGCGCGACTGGTCGCGGCCCGGCTCGGCGGCGATCGTGCAGGACGTGCTCGGGCAGGTCGAGCCCGGTTCGGTCATACTGCTGCACGACGGCGGCGGCGACCGGTCGCAGACGGTCGCGGCCCTCGATCAGATCCTGACCGGCCTCGACGCCGCCGGCTACCGCTACGTCCTGCCTGGAGACCCATGACCCGCCCCGTCGCCGTCGTCGACATCGACGGCGTCCTCGCCGACGTCCAGCACCGGCTGCACCACCTGAAGCGGCGGCCGAAGGACTGGGCCGGCTTCTTCGGCGCCATGGGCGACGACACGCCGTATGCCGAGGGCATCGAGCTGGTGACGCTGCTGGCGCACGAGCACGAGGTGGTCTACCTCAGCGGCCGGCCCGAGCGCACCCGCGCCGTGACCCGGTCGTGGCTGGCCGCCAACGGCGCACCGGCCGGCACCATCATGCTCCGCCCCGACGACGACCGCCGCCCGGCCCGCCAGTTCAAGATCGGTGTGCTGCGGCGGCTGGCGACGCACCGCGAGGTCGCCATGCTGGTCGACGACGATCCCGCCGTCTGCTCCGCCGCCCGGGCCGCCGGGTTCACCGTCTACGAGGCCGAGTGGGGCCGCTCCGACCCGACGCTGTTCGGCGCCCAGGAGACCGACGGCCGCACCTAGGGTGTGTCTCCCAAGTCCATGGCCTACTGCTCGACGCCCAGGCGGCGCTCACTACGGCCGAGACTTGGGAGATACACCCTAGAGGACCAGCAGCGACTTGCCGATGGTGGTGCGGGCCCGCAGCGCCGCGTGCGCGTCGGCGGCGCGCTCCAGCGGATGGGTCGCGGCGATGACGGGGCGCAGCCGGCCGGCGGCGGCGAGCGCCAGCACCTCGGCGAGCAGCTCGCGGACGGCTGCCCGGTCCAGCCGCGTGGCCAGCGCGTTCGTCACCTCGATACTCCGCTTCGCGGCCCGCTCGGGGTCGATCTCGGTGAACCCGCCGCCGGCGGTGCCGTAGGTGACGAACCGGCCGCCACGCGTGACCGTCTCGAAGGCCGCCGCGCCGAGCCCGCCGGGCCCGCCACCGGCCCCGTCGAACGCGACGTCGACGCCGTCGCCGCCGGTGGCCGCGCGGACCCGGTGCTGCCAGCCGTCCTCGCCGTAGTCGACGGTCAGCTCGGCGCCCAGGTCGCGGGCGAGCGCCAGCTTGCGCTCCCCGCGAGCGGCGGCGACCACCCGGGCGCCGGCCGCCGTGGCGAGCTGGACCAGCAGCGATCCCGCTCCCCCGGCGGCGGCCGCGATCAGCACGGTGTCGCCGGCGGTGACGGGCGCGTGGCGGAGCAGGTCGAGCGCCGTCACGCCGTCGTGCAGCAGCGCGGCCGCGTCGGTCCAGCCGACGCCGCCGGGCAGCTCGACCAGCTCGTCGAGGCCGGCGGCCATCCGGGCCGCGTAGCCGCCGGAGCCGCGGGCCAGCACCCGGCGGCCCACCCAGCCGTCGTCCACGTCCGGGCCGGTGGCGACGACGGTGCCCGCTCCCCCGCCGCCGGGCACGTACGGCGGCCGCAGCGGGAAGTGCTCGCCGCCCCAGCCGCCGCGCAGCAGCGTGTCCAGGTAGATCACGTCGGCGGCCGCCAGCGCGACGACGACCTGCCCCGGCCCGGCGACGGGGTCCGGGACCTCGCGGGCGACCAGGACCTCCGGTCCGCCGAACTCACGTACCTCGATGGCTCGCATGCCGGCAGTCTGCGACCTCAACCACTGTTGAGGTCAAGCCAGCAGCAGCGCCGCCAGCGCGCCCAGCAGCATCGGCGGGCCGAACGGCAGGCTCGTCCGCCGGCCCGCCCGCCCCACCGCCAGCAGCGCGATCCCGATCAGCCCGCCGGCCACGAACGCCAGGAACACCCCGCCGGCGACCGTCGACCAGCCCACCCAGCCCAGCAGCAGCCCCAGCGACGCCGACAGCTTCACGTCGCCGAGGCCGAGGTCGGCCGGGCGGAGCAGCGCCAGCAGCAGATAGAAGGCCAGGCACGCGGCGGCCGCCGCCCACGCGCGTCCGTAGGCGCTCCAGTCGCCGGTGAGGGCGGCGGCGACCGTCAGCCACGCGCCGGCCGCGCCGAACGCCGTCAGGGTGAGCCAGTCGGGCAGCAGCTGGGTGCGCAGGTCCACGTACGCCAGGGCGACGCCGAGCAGCCCCACGACGAGGTAGGCCGGCAGGTCCTCGGGCGCGTTCGCGGCGCCGTCGCGGGCGATGGTCAGCAGCGCCCACACCGCCGCCGCCACCACCGCCAGCCAGGCCGCCAGCCGGGGCGCGGCGGCCAGCTCCCGGTACGGCACCGGCGTCGGCGGCCGGCCGCCCTCGATCAGCTCCGGCGAGACGGGCTGGGCCGCGTCGCCGGCCGGCCTCCCGGCGTCGGCGGCGGGGACGGTGACCGGCGGGCGGTCCGGGATGCGGGCGATCAGCCGCGGCAGCAACGCGCCGGCGAGCAGGCCGGCCGCCGCCAGGACGAGCGCGAGGGTCACGCGCGGGCGCCGATCGCCGCGAGCGCCGCCGACCGCAGCACGTCGACCGGCACGTCGGCGCCGGTCATCAGGTGCACCTGGCCGACCGCCTGGTGGACGAGCAGGTCCAGGCCGCTGGCCACCACGCCGCCGGCCGCCTGCCACGCCGCCGCCACCGGCGTCGGCCACGGGTCGTACACGACGTCGAACAGCACCCGGCCGGCCCCACCAGTCGCGCCGAGGGCGGCCGCGACCAGGTCGGGCGCGAGCTCGTCCAGCGCGCCGGACGGCGCCGTCGTCACCGTGGCGCCGGCGCCGGCACAGGCGGGCAGGACGGCCCAGGGCGCGGGCTCGGCCGGGTGGCCCAGCGCGGCCGCCACGGCCAGCGCCGCCTCCGCCCGGGCCGCCGACCGGACGTGCACGTGCACCGGA
Protein-coding sequences here:
- a CDS encoding substrate-binding domain-containing protein, translating into MAVALIGAAGLGVVSILDRGDGECGATLPVTVAADPTLAPVLTELAGTYTGTEPRQGDRCVEIDVAASTAAAAVPTFGGEEAPDLWIPKTRAFGPAVDEGLIEPLANVALSPLVVAMPQEAAAAIAGDTAQISWAALVQGEGAAVIADPAATDEGLASLVAVRTVLGDQIERDQLVEVMTRVSQAAVPTVDDALAATAEAPAAVTATEQSVVAYNRDPSGPRLTALYPAEGTFGFDYPAFAVTGAEDDSDARAAAAAFVEHLETDEAQETLRRAGFRSPDGTAAADAGIVDGIRAELPELLPAPDPELIAELSRQWAALALDMRMLAVIDVSGSMNEQVNGGATRIELTRDAALEALQLFPPDASVGLWAFSIEQDPPNDYIELVDVGPMNERLLNGSTRQEALVIASESLPSRAEGGTGLYDTALAAFQSMRGSYQAGMVNSVVLLTDGRNEDDPDGIDLETLLTTLTAQFDPAEPVPIITIGMGPEADMEALQQISAATGTTAYHAEDPSDIQSVFIQAMIERQCRPNC
- a CDS encoding zinc-binding dehydrogenase yields the protein MRAIEVREFGGPEVLVAREVPDPVAGPGQVVVALAAADVIYLDTLLRGGWGGEHFPLRPPYVPGGGGAGTVVATGPDVDDGWVGRRVLARGSGGYAARMAAGLDELVELPGGVGWTDAAALLHDGVTALDLLRHAPVTAGDTVLIAAAAGGAGSLLVQLATAAGARVVAAARGERKLALARDLGAELTVDYGEDGWQHRVRAATGGDGVDVAFDGAGGGPGGLGAAAFETVTRGGRFVTYGTAGGGFTEIDPERAAKRSIEVTNALATRLDRAAVRELLAEVLALAAAGRLRPVIAATHPLERAADAHAALRARTTIGKSLLVL
- a CDS encoding polysaccharide deacetylase family protein — its product is MNNLSWPATIILGIVLGLIAGAAENAGVGRDEPSASPSAAPSAAPDSGGSGGSGGSGGSGGSGGGETNPDTGGAAEEYTVTLTFDDGPHPVYTQQVLELLEEHDAIAVFCMVGQRAREHPEVVRQVVDAGHALCNHTDSHDEQLSGRTREQIEQQIGETDEALDDAVGGDTEVRWFRQPGTYVQPQVRPVLDDEKLQPLDWTVDPRDWSRPGSAAIVQDVLGQVEPGSVILLHDGGGDRSQTVAALDQILTGLDAAGYRYVLPGDP
- a CDS encoding ATP-binding cassette domain-containing protein, coding for MTTNDAAIAAQGLRKRYGKAYALDGLDLTVERGVVHGLLGPNGAGKTTAVRILSTLLRFDEGSARVAGHDVVAEPDEVRRRIGLTGQYAAVDETLSGRQNLVMFGRLYHLSPRQAKRRADELLEQFALTDAADRSGRTYSGGMRRRLDLAASLILAPEVLFLDEPTTGLDPRSRNDVWDAVRTLVAGGTTVLLTTQYLEEADQLAGRISVIDTGRVVAEGTADELKARIGGDRIEVVVRDAAQLADATAVVARIGTAEPEADADTRRVSAPVADRMAALTDAVRELQAAGVVAEDIGLRRPTLDEAFLHLTGHQATAHEETAA
- a CDS encoding DUF1918 domain-containing protein, translating into MRAHDGDHLVVEGTKVGSGRREGEVLETHGPDGGPPFLVRWSDGAQCLVYPGTDAHVVPEPPAAD
- a CDS encoding ABC transporter permease, with product MSITLQQPPTLVAPPPARTPLARLRWALADGWVMTKRNLSHVVRAPEEVVIYFTLPIMFVLVFGYVFGSGMALPGGGDYREFLLPGVFAMTMLYGLGATATGIAFDVDRGVVDRFRSMPMARSALVVGRSGADLVRALLEMATLVVCGLLVGWQWRGGLGDALAAVGLILLLRFAITWIGIYLGLVVPNPDTVGVIVFPAAFPLTALSNVFVAPQLMPGWLGAVSEWNPLSSTVAAARELFGNPGFGGDSWAAQHSLLLAVAWPLLILAIFMPLSIRRYQKLSR
- a CDS encoding A24 family peptidase — protein: MTLALVLAAAGLLAGALLPRLIARIPDRPPVTVPAADAGRPAGDAAQPVSPELIEGGRPPTPVPYRELAAAPRLAAWLAVVAAAVWALLTIARDGAANAPEDLPAYLVVGLLGVALAYVDLRTQLLPDWLTLTAFGAAGAWLTVAAALTGDWSAYGRAWAAAAACLAFYLLLALLRPADLGLGDVKLSASLGLLLGWVGWSTVAGGVFLAFVAGGLIGIALLAVGRAGRRTSLPFGPPMLLGALAALLLA
- a CDS encoding TetR/AcrR family transcriptional regulator encodes the protein MATDQRQADPNRTLELLWDVQAPPSRGPKPALSLRQIVETAIAIADAEGVAAVSMRRVADELGYTTMSLYRYVPSKTDLLELMVEHASVVPDVPPELTGWRDKLRWWATDTAEIYRRRRWALDVPMNAPPMGPNQIKRMEQALAALDETGLSGGEMLGILVVLSGYVRGHAQLATTLADVEQRTGTPQAAWDQAYGRMLTSFVNPADHPVLARIVADESFDGFADPDDEWLGDDFTFGLDLVLEGIDRYIERRMSPG
- a CDS encoding basic amino acid/polyamine antiporter; the protein is MAETSVAQSAQKVTLATLTAMVVGSMVGAGVFSLPQRFGSETGVAGALVAWVVAGSGMLMLAFVFQTLAVRRPDLDAGVYAYAKAGFGEYLGFFSAFGYWASACVGNVTYWVLIMSTVGAIAPALGDGDTALAIVLSSVGLWTFYLLIRRGVQEATAINRIVTVAKVIPIIVFVILAVFYLDPQVFADNWSGGGLGSLYEQVRGTMLVTVFVFLGVEGASVYSRHARRRQDVGRATLLGFAMVLSIFASVTIVSYGILPSDELAELRQPSMAGVLEAAVGQWGEVFVSVGLIVSVLGAYLAWTLMAAEVLFVAAADHDMPRFLGRKSGADVPGPALLLTTVLVQAVLIVTAFSENAFNFALNLTSALTLIPFLLAAGYALKLALGRDDGWPGGVRREIVIGAVATLYTAFLLYAAGLKYLLVSFIVYAPATVLFVLARREQGRAPFTPGELVILAVSLAGAVVGVVALAQGWITL